A single Lolium perenne isolate Kyuss_39 chromosome 6, Kyuss_2.0, whole genome shotgun sequence DNA region contains:
- the LOC139829897 gene encoding putative F-box protein At3g16210, which yields MTCRCRRRRPNSSPPPALEDDDLLAEILLRLPPQPSSLPRASLTCKRWRRLIRDPGFLRRFRAHHRSRGTAPVLGFFTKEDSGISFHPTLDPPNRVPPERFRLHITGSPFNCRIVCCRDGLVLLVNVHPGQVLVWDPVTGDQRRLLLPLVFRNYDKFYSGMVLRCPAAIGDGDHFRFQVVLVRCIKGRHARAVACVYSSDTRAWGDLIQISTPLLRALYVERPKSGALVGRSLCWLLCGKSTAILEFDLDRQNLAVIPSDLKGWIMSSEGGGLASVSLCAHTAQIWKREIGSNGVAKWMLTKTIHLDKLLPLSPGDRFFAHFAEENSMLVLGFSEGIFTVQTESMQIKKLPVNIKELPYVFIPFSSVYTAEMGVGAEHAGALAQ from the exons ATGACATgccgatgccgccgccgccgccccaactcgtcgccgccgccggcgctggAGGATGACGACCTCCTCGCGGAGATCCTCCTCCGCCTTCCCCCGCAACCGTCCTCCCTCCCGCGCGCCTCCCTCACCTGCAAGCGCTGGCGCCGTCTCATCCGCGACCCCGGCTTCCTCCGCCGCTTCCGCGCCCACCACCGCTCCCGCGGCACTGCCCCCGTCCTCGGTTTCTTCACCAAGGAAGACAGTGGTATATCCTTCCATCCTACCCTGGATCCCCCCAACCGCGTCCCGCCCGAGCGCTTCCGCCTGCACATCACCGGCAGCCCGTTCAACTGTCGGATCGTCTGCTGCCGCGACGGCCTCGTTCTGCTTGTCAACGTGCATCCGGGCCAGGTTCTGGTGTGGGACCCCGTCACCGGCGACCAGCGCCGCCTGCTCCTTCCCCTGGTTTTCCGCAACTATGACAAGTTCTACAGCGGGATGGTGCTCCGCTGTCCTGCTGCTATCGGAGACGGTGACCATTTCCGGTTCCAGGTGGTGCTTGTACGCTGCATCAAGGGACGCCATGCGCGAGCGGTTGCTTGCGTTTACTCCTCGGATACCCGCGCATGGGGCGATCTCATTCAGATATCGACGCCGCTTCTACGCGCACTTTATGTGGAACGGCCAAAGTCAGGCGCTTTGGTTGGGCGTTCCCTTTGCTGGTTGCTTTGTGGGAAATCGACCGCCATCCTTGAGTTTGATTTGGATAGGCAGAACCTAGCTGTGATTCCATCCGATCTGAAAGGATGGATTATGTCATCGGAGGGTGGTGGGCTTGCATCGGTCTCTCTTTGTGCTCACACAGCGCAAATATGGAAGAGGGAGATTGGTTCCAATGGTGTAGCGAAATGGATGCTGACTAAAACCATTCATCTGGACAAACTTCTTCCACTGAGTCCAGGTGACAGATTCTTTGCACACTTCGCAGAGGAAAACAGTATGCTCGTCCTAGGGTTCAGTGAGGGTATCTTCACAGTCCAGACAGAGTCAATGCAGATCAAGAAACTTCCTGTAAACATCAAAGAATTACCCTATGTCTTTATACCATTTTCAAGTGTCTATACTGCAG AAATGGGAGTTGGTGCTGAACATGCTGGAGCTCTTGCACAATAA